The proteins below are encoded in one region of Limnochorda pilosa:
- the dapB gene encoding 4-hydroxy-tetrahydrodipicolinate reductase — translation MPIRLAVAGVTGRMGQALVRAARAAGDLEVAAGVARHQVGEDAGLAAGVGPIGVRVAARLAPELERTRPDVLVELSTAEAAPEHVEAALTRGIPAVVGTTAIPEDVLARLEAMARERRLGLVVAPNFALGAVLMMRFAAEAARYLPDVEIIELHHAGKLDAPSGTALETARRIQAGRDAARAEAAAAGGAEVPAAPARGAWVEGVPIHSVRLPGLVAHQEVIFGTEGQTLRIRHDATGREAFMPGLLLAIRRVRELDGPVRGLEPILFA, via the coding sequence ATGCCGATCCGCCTGGCGGTGGCCGGGGTGACAGGTCGCATGGGACAGGCTCTCGTCCGAGCCGCCCGGGCCGCGGGCGACCTGGAGGTGGCGGCGGGGGTCGCGCGGCACCAGGTGGGGGAAGACGCGGGCCTCGCGGCCGGGGTGGGCCCCATCGGCGTCCGGGTGGCCGCGCGCCTGGCGCCCGAGCTGGAGCGCACCCGCCCGGATGTGCTGGTGGAGCTCTCCACGGCGGAAGCCGCACCCGAGCACGTGGAGGCGGCCCTGACCCGGGGGATCCCGGCGGTGGTGGGGACCACGGCGATTCCCGAGGACGTCCTGGCCCGGCTGGAAGCCATGGCCCGCGAGCGGCGGCTGGGCCTGGTCGTCGCCCCCAACTTCGCGCTGGGGGCGGTGCTCATGATGCGGTTCGCCGCCGAGGCGGCCCGCTACCTCCCCGACGTGGAGATCATCGAGCTCCACCATGCGGGGAAGCTCGACGCGCCCTCGGGGACCGCGCTCGAGACGGCCCGGCGCATCCAGGCCGGAAGGGACGCCGCGCGCGCCGAGGCGGCCGCGGCCGGGGGCGCCGAGGTCCCCGCCGCTCCGGCGCGCGGCGCTTGGGTGGAGGGCGTTCCCATCCACAGCGTGCGGTTGCCGGGCCTGGTGGCCCACCAGGAGGTGATCTTCGGCACGGAGGGCCAGACCCTCCGGATCCGCCACGACGCCACCGGCCGGGAGGCCTTCATGCCCGGTCTTCTCCTGGCCATCCGGCGCGTGCGGGAGCTGGACGGCCCCGTGCGCGGCCTCGAGCCCATCCTGTTCGCATAA
- a CDS encoding general stress protein: MAKTVVGVFDRKEQAEQAVHQLKDEGYTEREISVVAKGEKGGDQGGGNQGGGLDMSEGLTWGGALGGVAGLLAGVGALAIPGLGPLVAAGPLAATLSGAATGGIAGGLLDMGIPEERGNVYEDEVRQGRILCAVEVDDGEEETAESILRDNGAREVESHSR, translated from the coding sequence GTGGCCAAGACCGTCGTAGGCGTCTTCGACCGGAAAGAGCAGGCCGAGCAGGCGGTTCACCAGTTGAAGGACGAAGGGTACACCGAACGGGAGATCTCGGTGGTCGCCAAGGGAGAGAAGGGTGGCGACCAGGGGGGTGGGAACCAGGGGGGCGGCCTCGACATGTCCGAGGGGCTCACCTGGGGTGGCGCCCTGGGCGGCGTGGCCGGCCTGCTGGCCGGCGTGGGCGCGCTGGCCATCCCCGGCCTGGGGCCGCTGGTGGCGGCCGGCCCGCTCGCGGCGACCCTCTCGGGCGCGGCCACGGGCGGCATCGCGGGCGGGCTGCTGGACATGGGCATACCGGAAGAGCGGGGCAACGTTTATGAGGACGAGGTGCGGCAGGGGCGGATCCTTTGCGCTGTTGAGGTGGACGACGGCGAGGAGGAGACGGCGGAGAGCATCCTGCGGGACAACGGCGCGCGCGAGGTGGAGAGCCACTCGCGTTAG
- a CDS encoding YlmC/YmxH family sporulation protein, whose amino-acid sequence MRYSELSGKEIIDIDQGIRLGVVNESDVVIDTETGRVEAILVPYKQGFMSRKELRIPWRGIRKIGVDLMVVDLATAEEPSAPSRWLLR is encoded by the coding sequence GTGCGCTACAGCGAGCTTTCGGGTAAGGAGATCATCGACATCGACCAGGGGATCCGCCTGGGGGTGGTCAACGAGTCGGACGTGGTCATCGACACCGAGACCGGGCGGGTGGAGGCGATCCTGGTCCCCTACAAGCAGGGCTTCATGAGCCGCAAGGAGCTCCGGATTCCCTGGCGGGGCATCCGCAAGATCGGCGTGGACCTGATGGTGGTGGACCTGGCCACGGCCGAGGAACCCTCCGCGCCGAGCCGGTGGCTGCTCCGCTGA
- a CDS encoding dUTPase translates to MDRLDELFRLQAAFDEEVARRRNLSFDPATWVQKEVLAMVSELAEILDEVSFKWWKDPRPLDHGRLTEEMVDLLHFFLSTCLKLGITPDELFEAYRAKNEENFRRQRGESDRPGYHAPAR, encoded by the coding sequence TTGGACCGCCTGGACGAGCTCTTCCGCCTGCAGGCCGCCTTCGACGAGGAGGTGGCCCGGCGGCGCAACCTCTCCTTCGACCCCGCCACATGGGTTCAGAAGGAGGTCCTGGCCATGGTGAGCGAGCTGGCCGAGATCCTGGACGAGGTCAGCTTCAAGTGGTGGAAGGACCCCCGCCCCTTGGATCACGGGAGGCTCACCGAGGAGATGGTGGACCTCCTCCACTTCTTCCTCTCCACCTGCCTGAAGCTGGGTATCACCCCCGACGAGCTCTTCGAGGCCTACCGCGCCAAGAACGAGGAGAACTTCCGCCGCCAGCGGGGCGAGTCCGACCGGCCGGGATACCACGCTCCGGCCCGTTGA
- a CDS encoding M16 family metallopeptidase yields the protein MSVQRSILPSGVRVVSERLPGVRSAAVGAWVGTGSRHERPTEAGISHLVEHLLFKGTERFSAQEISERIEATGGEINAFTTREETCYHATVPSDRLEVALDLLGQMLTAPLLDPEHLEMEKQVVLDEISMYEDDSEELVQDLILEATLGLNGLSRGVLGRASTLRRLGRPQVERYMAERYTADNLVVAAAGQVEHEWLCRQVEHRFASLPAKRHDLPTSVRANPEPGTVIRRREAEQVHLCLGVPGLPREHDDQYALAVLETLVGGGTSSHLFQELREKRGLVYSTYAYHAGFAETGVFVLYAGCRPSNLEPVSEMLRAELDRLSHGEVDRAEVERAREQLRGAYLLGSEGSVNRMFQLGQGELLLGRVVEQEEYLEELNRVNLRQVRRLARQLFQPERVGMAVAGAPPRGWAVRLEGRGPARTRIRRPRRR from the coding sequence ATGAGCGTTCAACGAAGCATCCTTCCTTCCGGCGTCCGCGTGGTGAGCGAGCGCCTGCCAGGCGTCCGCTCGGCCGCGGTCGGGGCCTGGGTGGGGACCGGCTCGCGCCACGAGCGCCCCACCGAGGCGGGCATCTCGCACCTGGTGGAGCACCTCCTCTTCAAGGGGACCGAGCGCTTCAGCGCGCAGGAGATCTCCGAGCGCATCGAGGCCACGGGCGGCGAGATCAACGCGTTCACCACCCGGGAGGAGACCTGCTACCACGCCACGGTACCGAGCGACCGCCTGGAGGTGGCCCTGGATCTCCTGGGCCAGATGCTCACGGCCCCCCTCCTGGATCCGGAGCACCTCGAGATGGAGAAGCAGGTGGTGCTGGACGAGATCAGCATGTACGAGGACGACTCGGAGGAGCTGGTCCAGGACCTGATCCTGGAGGCGACCCTGGGGCTGAACGGGCTCAGCCGGGGGGTGCTTGGCCGGGCCTCCACCCTGCGCCGCCTGGGACGACCCCAGGTGGAGCGCTACATGGCCGAGCGCTACACCGCTGACAACCTGGTGGTGGCGGCCGCCGGCCAGGTGGAGCACGAGTGGCTCTGCCGGCAGGTCGAGCACCGTTTTGCGTCGCTGCCCGCCAAGCGGCACGACCTGCCCACCTCTGTCCGGGCGAACCCTGAGCCGGGCACGGTGATCCGCCGGCGCGAGGCGGAACAGGTCCACCTCTGCCTGGGTGTTCCGGGCCTGCCGCGGGAGCACGACGACCAGTACGCCCTGGCTGTCCTCGAGACGCTGGTGGGCGGCGGCACAAGCTCCCACCTCTTCCAGGAGCTGCGGGAGAAGCGGGGTCTGGTCTACTCCACCTACGCCTACCACGCGGGCTTCGCGGAGACCGGCGTCTTCGTCCTCTACGCGGGGTGCCGCCCCTCCAACCTGGAACCCGTGAGCGAGATGCTGCGGGCCGAGCTGGACCGCCTCTCCCACGGCGAGGTCGACCGGGCCGAGGTCGAGCGGGCCCGGGAGCAGCTTCGGGGCGCGTACCTGCTGGGCTCCGAGGGCAGCGTGAACCGCATGTTCCAGCTGGGCCAGGGGGAGCTCCTCCTGGGCCGGGTGGTGGAGCAGGAAGAGTACCTGGAGGAGCTGAACCGGGTGAACCTCCGGCAGGTGCGCCGCCTGGCCCGACAGCTCTTCCAGCCGGAGCGGGTCGGCATGGCCGTGGCGGGCGCCCCCCCGCGCGGGTGGGCCGTCCGCCTGGAGGGAAGAGGTCCCGCCCGGACCCGGATCCGGAGGCCCCGGCGCCGGTAG
- a CDS encoding glycosyl hydrolase family 18 protein gives MSTNTLSLAIIGLLALGGLLGGGRAAPPAVPPSSPPVEAPAGEGNVVEVRSDQAWVREAPGSTEKLAVLSRGSRVTQVGQAGRWVQVQLPDGREGWLSGMMVGVPSLNEREGRREVWGYYVEGPSLSSWSSFEVNADRLSAVVPWSFTVDGQGRLAVADGLSEAELARVLQRAGATGLGTHLLVQNYRNGRFDDQIVHDLLRDPQARERAAEAMVAQAKAWGAQGIHLDLENVPPLDRPFLTAFVAELSQSLRGQGLELSMALPAKTEDRPSHAWSGAFDYPALAPNLDRAVLMTYDQHHRTGSPGPIASAPWVEEVVQYALSAGFAPDKVLLGLAGYGYDWPRAGTARVLTHAQVLALLDEERRRSPGVSLHWDSSAKTPYFAYGSGNQVWFEDQQSLGYKLRIADRYGLGGVALWRLGQEDAGSWSLLTGG, from the coding sequence ATGTCGACCAACACCCTCTCTCTGGCCATCATCGGACTCCTCGCCCTGGGCGGGCTCCTGGGAGGCGGAAGAGCAGCGCCGCCAGCCGTGCCGCCCTCGTCCCCGCCCGTGGAGGCTCCTGCTGGCGAAGGAAACGTGGTGGAGGTGCGCTCCGACCAGGCATGGGTCCGCGAGGCCCCCGGAAGCACGGAGAAGCTCGCCGTGCTCAGCCGGGGCAGCCGGGTGACCCAGGTAGGGCAGGCGGGGCGCTGGGTCCAGGTCCAGCTCCCCGACGGCCGGGAAGGCTGGCTCTCGGGGATGATGGTGGGCGTTCCCTCCCTGAACGAGCGCGAGGGTCGCCGGGAGGTGTGGGGCTACTACGTCGAGGGGCCCTCCCTCTCCTCCTGGTCCTCCTTCGAGGTCAACGCGGACCGCCTCTCCGCCGTGGTTCCGTGGAGCTTCACCGTCGACGGGCAGGGGCGGCTGGCCGTGGCCGACGGCCTCAGCGAGGCCGAGCTGGCCCGCGTCCTCCAGCGGGCAGGCGCCACCGGCCTGGGGACCCACCTTCTGGTCCAGAACTACCGGAACGGGCGCTTCGACGACCAGATCGTCCACGACCTGCTGCGCGACCCGCAGGCCAGGGAGCGGGCGGCCGAGGCGATGGTGGCCCAGGCCAAGGCGTGGGGGGCGCAAGGGATCCACCTGGACCTGGAGAACGTGCCGCCGCTGGACCGTCCCTTCTTGACCGCCTTCGTGGCCGAGCTCTCCCAGAGCCTCCGCGGCCAGGGGTTGGAGCTCTCCATGGCCCTCCCCGCCAAGACCGAAGACCGCCCCAGCCACGCGTGGTCGGGCGCCTTCGACTACCCCGCCCTCGCCCCGAACCTGGACCGGGCCGTGCTGATGACCTACGATCAGCACCACCGCACGGGCTCGCCCGGGCCCATCGCCTCGGCCCCCTGGGTGGAGGAGGTGGTCCAGTACGCGCTCTCGGCCGGGTTCGCTCCCGACAAGGTCCTCCTGGGGCTGGCCGGGTACGGCTACGACTGGCCCCGCGCGGGCACGGCCCGAGTGCTCACCCACGCTCAGGTGCTCGCCCTCCTGGACGAGGAACGCCGCCGCTCCCCCGGCGTCTCCCTCCACTGGGATTCGAGTGCCAAGACGCCCTACTTCGCCTACGGCTCGGGCAACCAG